The DNA region AATATAGTCTTCTTATGCTTATATTTAGTAACGCATATTTTCAAGCAGCAATTACAAAAATGTATCAATGGACAATGCATAACCTCTGaaaaaaatactgtatgaaaacaTCCCTGCTACTTTGTTTCCAAGTACAAAACCTCTACCAATAAGTTGCTCCAGAGTAGCAAGAAGTccttttgtgatttttttgttggtttttttgttaatttctgtttttttccacattttgtttttaattgggTAAAACTCAGTCCTCACATTGAGTGCCATAGTTAAATGACAGTCTTCGCCATCATGTCACCTTGCTGAAGGATCCAGGAACATGCAAGCCTCGTAGTGGAGGTGCTAAGAAGGCTCCTGTAGGCCTGAGGGACTGCAGCCTAGGCTTAAGCCAGAGCTGGGAAGGCCTCTGGGTCGTCTACATTGGGCACAGATGCAGAGGACTGTaggaaaaggaaacaaatgcaAGTACACAATTAGACAGGCGTGcaggaaaataataaaaagataaaaaatattGTTCAACAAAAGCACTAAACTCAACACCACCATGaccaaaaatgtattttaattgcACAGAGCAGTAAAACTACTTGTGTCTACCTTGTCAGTCCTCCCCCCACGGGTCGGCCTGGTGGGTTCGCTGCGGCCACGAGTTCCTCCCCGGCCACCACGTGGTCCACCACGTCCACGTCCAGGACGGCCCAAGTCTCCAAAGTTGATCTCCAGCTGAGACGTAATGTCATTGGCTGGCTTCCGGAAGTGGTGTTCATCCTCTCCCTGCTTCAGACAAAAAGGTGTAAAAAGGTATTTAggattatacatatatatatatatatatatatatatatatatatatattttataggaTTATTTAGATAAAAGTATGATTTTAGTTCAAATTCTCTTTATGGGCAACAAAAAGATTTTACCTTAGGCTCATCAACCTCAGGGTCAATCAGTTCTCCTTTCTTAGCCTGTGTTTGAGAAACATTATACACATTTATACTCTTGCGAAGGCAATAACATGTTACAGAATTCTATAAAGTTAGTTAGTAACTGCTTGGTGTTATTTCTGGTATATGGTATATATTGTTAAGtgtattacaaaaaaaaattagaacagtactgtagtgacaagttatgTTTTGAGCATCTTATTCTGACAGATAGCCTTCTCCTAAGGTGTGTGCCTATAGGTATAAATTTAACTTACATCTGCCTTGGACTTGTGCAGCACAAATCCTTTGTTCCAATCAGCTCCCTCGTTGGCCTTACGGATGTTGAAGTCTACCTTGGAGCGTTCCTTGTTCTGCATTGCCTTCCATTCATCCAGAGTCATCTCCTTGGCGCCTTCTTCCTTCACCTCTTCCACCTCATTCTCCCTTCAACAGTCAGATACAAAATGAGTGTTAGTAGCTTCAGCATCAGCCTTAGTTCTAGTAAAACAGTTTAATATAaattcatgtttatttttacctGTTTGTTGTCAAGAAAAAAGTTTACAATATTTGCCTCTTAATAATTTCAAAAATTTCCCCAAGTCAAGAAAAACTTACTTGTTCTCAGAGTCAGCCGGTGGGTGCTCTTCTCCTTCAGGGTTCTCATCAGTGACATTTGACTGGTCAAGCTCACTGCAAAAAGTAATGCATCAAATCTATGTATTCACCAAAGCATAAGGCAGGATACAAAGAAATACATGTTTTTGACCTCAACTCAATAGTAAATTTTCTAAATCTGAAAAATGAATCTAAATTTGTTCTCCAGGAAAGTTTTGTAGCTTCATACAAGAATTGTTGTTTTGCACAAGTAAgaacttacttcagttcatCCTTGACTGTGCCCCAATTGTGAGATCCACTTCCTCCACGCTTCTCCTCACCTTTCAGACCACTGTAACAACATCTGCCTTTAGCCAGGATCAATGCACATGCACTGCATTCAACACAAAGGCCTTTATTGGCTATGTTTAAATTAACTTGATGAAAAGTACTCACGAACGGTCGCTGCCACTGTGTCGGTCAAATTCACGCTTTCCTCTAGAGTCAAAGCCATCGCTGCGGCCCATGCCGCGACCTCTGCCTCCACGGCCTCCTCTGCCGCCACCACGTCCTCTCATTGGTCTCTCACCAATGGGCCTGAAAGCAAGAACAAAGAATGTtagtaaaatagaaaaaagctTAATGAGGAGAAAAAGCTTCAATACATACAAAAATTAATTAGTGAGTGTTCTATAGTTTGTAAAGTTTTTCAAACATCAACtaaagtttagtttttttacattttgatacATCTTCATGTACAATATAAGTTATATATTGTTTAAACTTTTTGCATCAGTTTGACACAGCTGATCAGGGAGTAGATGTTGAGCAAAACTAAGTCTCTAAGCCTTATCAAAATAAACAACGCCTTGAACAGTTACTGTGTTTACCCCACCCCCAACTCACTAAAGCTTCGGCCCAGCAGAGCTGGATGACGCCCTGTTTGAATGTATGATAGTGGATTCTCATCACCTTTCTTGTGAGGCTGCTATTCAGTCAGATTGGTCACTTCCAGAGCAAACTTACTTCTCGACTGAGAACTCGCCGCCCTCGGGCTTGTCTCCAGCCTCACCAGCAGGCCTCTCGAAGCGGCGAGGGGGCCGCCTGTCCACAGGCCGTCTGTCTGTGGGGGGGCGCCCCTCTCCCTGGCCGCCCTGGGGTCTGGAACCGTCACCCTCTGGCTTGCGACCCATTCTCCTCATGACGGCACCTAGGATTGACAACAACAGGAGGATTAACGTGGAAACAGCATTGATGGATCAGGACCCACTGCTGAGCCTCAGACAAGAGAAAGCAGAGAAGGTGATTGTTTGGTTTAAATGGAGCAAATAAAACCCTTCCAATTAGTCTACAGTATTAAAACCTCATATGGGGCCATTTACTGAAAATTCTGCATCTCTCCTCTGCATACAAGACAGCAGATATACCAGTAATTTTGTAATAAACATACAAGTTTAGTATGTTCACTCATGACCTGTGCAGACTGTGGTGGGGCTGAAGTGTGATGATCAGTTAAACTGCTTAGTTATTTTGTGGCTGAATTTAATACCTACACAGTACGAGTGGCACATGGTGGGTTGCAACTGGCCAAGCTGATACAACAAGACCCACCCATTGCCTAAATCACCAGCTACCAAAATAGACACCCTgcgtgacacagcagcagctggttgcaccatGGTCGGCACACCTGTTTCATCTTCTCTCAGGAACACGGGAGCCCACTCGACGTGATGATGATCAGCAATTAACGGtctgtgaggaggggggggtcttcTCGGTAATCCCCCGATACCGGTTGCTTCACTTCTTCACGCGCTCTGGGTGCCTTACAGGCTAAGTGATCGTCCAGACAGGCAACATATcgaaacacaaactgaaaagtAGCCGCTTCAAAGCAGCGAGCAGGCACTCGTGCGTCAATGGGAAGTGGCCGCTCGCGTGCTGCGCTTCAACACGCCCCACACTGGAGCCACGAGGTTCTCCACCATGAGCGGAACAGCACCGCTCACGGACAAATCCACCTGCACGCCCCGAATGCTACTTAAACCCGGCAGGAAGGTGTATTTACAGGCGTCTGATTTAGCTAGAGAAAACAGCACGTTTCTTATTTTATGCGCCTTTAAGTATTAAACCCTCTATTCGATCGGTTCCTGGTGAACTGAGCAACCAGCGTCTTTACTAACGATCACGATATTCTACATCTTCACGCCACTCCATGGAGTTGGCCAGACCCACGGGTTGTGCCTGTTAAACAAGGCCGATCGGAGGACAAGCCTAAACACGTTCACCTACAAACAGTTTACCGTTGGATAATTGAGCCCcacagtaaaaatacgttaaaATGCATGCGAGCGTTTTACGTATTGACAGCCACCGGGATACAAAGCAGCCACGCGGACCTCATGTTAAAGGACTCGTGAACCGTTGATGGCCACTTAGCAACAACTTTGCCCGTTAGCCTATAGAACTAGCTCGATTGGGGAAGGCGCAGAATCCGCATTTACCATCTTTCTTGAGCGGAAGAGGTGCTTGGCTCTCCTCCTTCTTATCAGCCAGCGgggtctttctgtctttctgggACTCCTTTTTCGGCTGTTTAGCAGCCTGGGCTGCGGTCTTGGCGGCACCAGGAGCAAgagcctccttcttcttcttcacttcgGCCTGCTTTAGCAGCTCAAACGGATCCGACTCGTCGTCAAATAACTGGTCGAACCGATTGGCTATAGCGCAGCCAAAACCTTCTTGCATTTGTCCGGGCATGATGGCGCCCCTTCAGCTGGATTTTCCTCCGATTCTACGAGGCTTGCTGCGAACACTTCGCTAGATGAAGCCACAAGATGGCTGGGAAAAGGACCTTCTTCTCTTCCGGCGCGATAGACATCCGGGACCTCGAAA from Betta splendens chromosome 4, fBetSpl5.4, whole genome shotgun sequence includes:
- the serbp1a gene encoding SERPINE1 mRNA binding protein 1a isoform X4, with protein sequence MPGQMQEGFGCAIANRFDQLFDDESDPFELLKQAEVKKKKEALAPGAAKTAAQAAKQPKKESQKDRKTPLADKKEESQAPLPLKKDGAVMRRMGRKPEGDGSRPQGGQGEGRPPTDRRPVDRRPPRRFERPAGEAGDKPEGGEFSVEKPIGERPMRGRGGGRGGRGGRGRGMGRSDGFDSRGKREFDRHSGSDRSGLKGEEKRGGSGSHNWGTVKDELNELDQSNVTDENPEGEEHPPADSENKENEVEEVKEEGAKEMTLDEWKAMQNKERSKVDFNIRKANEGADWNKGFVLHKSKADAKKGELIDPEVDEPKGEDEHHFRKPANDITSQLEINFGDLGRPGRGRGGPRGGRGGTRGRSEPTRPTRGGRTDKSSASVPNVDDPEAFPALA
- the serbp1a gene encoding SERPINE1 mRNA binding protein 1a isoform X3, producing the protein MPGQMQEGFGCAIANRFDQLFDDESDPFELLKQAEVKKKKEALAPGAAKTAAQAAKQPKKESQKDRKTPLADKKEESQAPLPLKKDGAVMRRMGRKPEGDGSRPQGGQGEGRPPTDRRPVDRRPPRRFERPAGEAGDKPEGGEFSVEKPIGERPMRGRGGGRGGRGGRGRGMGRSDGFDSRGKREFDRHSGSDRSGLKGEEKRGGSGSHNWGTVKDELNELDQSNVTDENPEGEEHPPADSENKRENEVEEVKEEGAKEMTLDEWKAMQNKERSKVDFNIRKANEGADWNKGFVLHKSKADAKKGELIDPEVDEPKGEDEHHFRKPANDITSQLEINFGDLGRPGRGRGGPRGGRGGTRGRSEPTRPTRGGRTDKSSASVPNVDDPEAFPALA
- the serbp1a gene encoding SERPINE1 mRNA binding protein 1a isoform X1 yields the protein MPGQMQEGFGCAIANRFDQLFDDESDPFELLKQAEVKKKKEALAPGAAKTAAQAAKQPKKESQKDRKTPLADKKEESQAPLPLKKDGAVMRRMGRKPEGDGSRPQGGQGEGRPPTDRRPVDRRPPRRFERPAGEAGDKPEGGEFSVEKPIGERPMRGRGGGRGGRGGRGRGMGRSDGFDSRGKREFDRHSGSDRSGLKGEEKRGGSGSHNWGTVKDELNELDQSNVTDENPEGEEHPPADSENKRENEVEEVKEEGAKEMTLDEWKAMQNKERSKVDFNIRKANEGADWNKGFVLHKSKADAKKGELIDPEVDEPKQGEDEHHFRKPANDITSQLEINFGDLGRPGRGRGGPRGGRGGTRGRSEPTRPTRGGRTDKSSASVPNVDDPEAFPALA
- the serbp1a gene encoding SERPINE1 mRNA binding protein 1a isoform X2, translating into MPGQMQEGFGCAIANRFDQLFDDESDPFELLKQAEVKKKKEALAPGAAKTAAQAAKQPKKESQKDRKTPLADKKEESQAPLPLKKDGAVMRRMGRKPEGDGSRPQGGQGEGRPPTDRRPVDRRPPRRFERPAGEAGDKPEGGEFSVEKPIGERPMRGRGGGRGGRGGRGRGMGRSDGFDSRGKREFDRHSGSDRSGLKGEEKRGGSGSHNWGTVKDELNELDQSNVTDENPEGEEHPPADSENKENEVEEVKEEGAKEMTLDEWKAMQNKERSKVDFNIRKANEGADWNKGFVLHKSKADAKKGELIDPEVDEPKQGEDEHHFRKPANDITSQLEINFGDLGRPGRGRGGPRGGRGGTRGRSEPTRPTRGGRTDKSSASVPNVDDPEAFPALA